The proteins below come from a single Mya arenaria isolate MELC-2E11 chromosome 6, ASM2691426v1 genomic window:
- the LOC128237890 gene encoding E3 ubiquitin-protein ligase TRIM56-like: protein MDQVPGTKVQSDASAIDVTYCQPCSHDGETVPADAYCTVCKEFMCPGCANFHKKQKMLKSHTLLDKGNMPTTMQCFTTKQESTQPCAIHPEEYIQYVCPTHQTLNCGHCSVIDHHSCKQQIISEIAKSFKEGQGYEDIKQVIFKLLKDIDACASEVKENSKLIADLGEQEIAKIRNYRYQINKYFDEREQRLIETIAQMKNINKGISEPMQLKQCDKLKTRVSDIKAKLEAQENNTSQLFIEAHISKGLLEGLQLSLAEIKKTNTIHHYQFKKDTATERILGSKTGLGTIKKITTSKCLDQRCDRSSSISQEKSEKKTTSDAAPNVQADGDEKITVYDATINAKAKKLTIVNTDLTKLRYYQGPDILVKSPSDAKEVRLSGMIAMPEDRLLLADGNNDIVKLVDLKTYRVRSQVSMPGAPWDICLLPGDRVAVSIGCMGIQLLETHGQLSLGKKINVDGECYGVGFHNDSFIVSYDGGKIEKINMEGKVLKKVSDSWLYSSPFKKPFYLNVVGEGLTAAIYVSDFVKNTITKLDMDLKIIQTFQDPALIEPRGLCSVGNQLLISGWGSHNIMCLDLPSGKMTQVLGRREGTVWPRSFSYSQQQKKMYITLTDNVVYANNYIRVYGTI from the exons ATGGATCAAGTCCCGGGAACGAAAGTCCAGTCAGATGCCTCTGCCATTGACGTGACCTACTGCCAGCCATGCTCCCACGATGGGGAAACTGTCCCAGCAGATGCCTACTGCACTGTTTGCAAGGAGTTCATGTGCCCTGGTTGCGCTAATTTTCACAAGAAACAAAAGATGTTAAAGTCCCATACACTTCTTGACAAGGGCAACATGCCTACCACCATGCAATGTTTTACAACCAAACAAGAGAGCACACAGCCTTGTGCGATCCACCCTGAAGAATATATTCAATACGTCTGTCCGACTCATCAGACACTTAATTGCGGACATTGTTCAGTTATTGATCATCACTCTTGTAAACAGCAGATCATTTCTGAAATTGCTAAATCCTTCAAAGAGGGTCAGGGTTATGAAGACATCAAACAGGTTATTTTCAAACTACTGAAAGACATTGATGCCTGTGCATCCGAGGTTAAAGAAAACTCTAAGCTCATAGCAGACCTTGGAGAACAAGAGATTGCTAAAATAAGGAACTATCGATATCAGATCAACAAATACTTTGATGAACGTGAACAGAGACTCATTGAAACCATTGCTCAGatgaaaaacattaataaaggCATCTCTGAGCCAATGCAACTAAAGCAATGTGACAAACTTAAGACCAGGGTCAGTGATATCAAAGCAAAACTAGAAGCTCAAGAGAACAACACTAGCCAGTTGTTTATTGAGGCCCATATATCCAAGGGCTTGCTGGAGGGACTGCAATTAAGTCTTGCTGAGATCAAGAAGACGAATACGATACACCACTATCAGTTTAAGAAGGACACGGCGACGGAGAGGATTCTGGGTTCCAAAACTGGCCTTGGCACTATTAAAAAGATAACTACTTCAAAATGTCTCG ATCAGAGATGTGATCGATCGAGTTCCATAAGTCAAGAGAAAAGCGAGAAGAAAACTACATCTGATGCTGCTCCAAATGTTCAAGCAGATGGGGACGAGAAAATCACTGTCTATGATGCTACTATTAATGCAAAAGCA AAAAAATTGACCATAGTCAATACTGATCTGACTAAGCTGAGGTACTACCAAGGCCCAGATATTTTAGTCAAGTCTCCATCGGACGCCAAGGAAGTTCGCCTGAGCGGCATGATCGCCATGCCTGAAGACAGGCTGCTTCTAGCTGACGGCAACAACGACATAGTGAAGCTAGTAGACCTGAAGACCTACCGCGTGAGGTCCCAGGTCAGTATGCCAGGTGCGCCATGGGATATATGTCTTCTGCCTGGGGACAGAGTGGCAGTTAGCATTGGTTGTATGGGTATTCAGTTACTGGAGACACATGGACAACTCTCATTGGGGAAGAAAATCAATGTCGATGGTGAATGTTATGGTGTTGGTTTCCATAATGATAGTTTCATTGTTTCATACGACGGCGGAAAGATTGAGAAGATAAACATGGAAGGAAAAGTGTTGAAAAAAGTATCAGATAGTTGGTTATATAGCAGCCCTTTCAAAAAACCATTTTACTTGAACGTAGTCGGTGAAGGCCTTACAGCAGCCATTTATGTGTCAGACTTTGTCAAGAACACAATCACCAAGCTGGACATGGACCTGAAAATTATCCAAACATTCCAGGACCCTGCGCTAATAGAACCGAGAGGCTTATGTTCAGTGGGAAACCAGCTGCTTATAAGTGGTTGGGGTAGTCACAACATAATGTGCTTGGATCTGCCAAGTGGCAAGATGACCCAGGTACTTGGGAGGAGAGAAGGGACGGTGTGGCCACGCAGTTTCTCCTACAGTCAGCagcagaaaaaaatgtacattaccCTCACCGACAATGTAGTGTATGCCAACAATTATATAAGGGTGTATGGTACAATATGA
- the LOC128238629 gene encoding uncharacterized protein LOC128238629 isoform X1, which yields MDQVPGKKVQADASTIEEIYCQPCFQDGESLSAEAYCTVCKEFMCSNCTQFHKKQRISKSHSLLDKSSMPTTMRGFTTIDESSKLCDIHPEECIKYFCPTHQTLNCGHCSVLDHQSCKQQIISEIAKAFKEGQGYEAIKQVIDKLLKDIDTYVTDVKENIKLVEDLGEHEIAKIRNYRDQINKYIDERENTLLKTIANIKNTDETLLHSLKLQFDDLKIEVNAIKTKLEVQEKNTSQLFIEAHVSKNLLEGLELTLAEIVKKKTIQKYQLRIDPATERLLGSNTGFGTIEKMVTSKCLEQRFERSSSTTQAKNEKNTTLFDTATKLQEVGDKKTTTAYAAANVQDAGDEITTTADACTNEQAVGEIQVFQKIRMIDTNTVPKPGLIANGTQSSAKPKQKKQTVVNTDLTSLEFTRAPDIPVKSPSGTLNCGLTSMLVLPEDRLLIADCNNDIVAMVDLKTSSLMSEVDVPSTALDMCLLPGDRVAVSMGCMGIQLIETRGKLVLKDTIKVGGDCHGICYHNECLIVSYNGGNVEKINMEGKVLKKVSDSWLSRKPFKYPWYVAVVSDGLTEAIYVSDFDKNTITKLDMDLNIHQTFQNPALRGPTGITAVDNQLLICGLFSNNILCLDLPSGQMTKLLRISTPRSVCFSHQQNKMYVTALTEGTANNYVNVHKTA from the exons ATGGATCAAGTCCCGGGCAAGAAAGTCCAGGCAGATGCCTCTACTATCGAGGAGATATACTGCCAGCCCTGCTTCCAGGATGGGGAATCCCTCTCAGCCGAGGCCTACTGTACTGTTTGCAAAGAGTTCATGTGCTCCAACTGCACACAGTTCCATAAGAAACAAAGAATATCCAAGTCCCATTCACTTCTTGACAAGAGCAGCATGCCTACCACCATGAGAGGTTTCACAACAATAGACGAGAGCTCAAAACTTTGTGACATCCACCCTGAAGAATGTATCAAATACTTCTGTCCCACCCATCAGACACTAAACTGCGGACATTGTTCTGTCCTTGATCATCAATCTTGTAAACAGCAGATCATTTCTGAAATTGCTAAAGCCTTTAAAGAGGGTCAAGGCTATGAAGCCATCAAACAAGTTATTGACAAATTACTGAAAGACATTGATACCTATGTGACTGatgttaaagaaaacattaagcTCGTAGAAGATCTCGGGGAACATGAGATTGCTAAGATAAGGAATTATCGAGATCAAATTAACAAGTACATTGATGAGCGCGAAAACACACTGCTGAAGACCATTGCTAACATCAAAAACACTGATGAAACACTCCTCCACTCCCTGAAACTACAATTTGATGACCTTAAGATTGAGGTCAATGcgatcaaaacaaaactagaAGTACAAGAAAAGAACACTAGCCAGCTGTTTATTGAGGCCCATGTATCCAAAAATTTGCTGGAGGGACTGGAATTAACTCTTGCCGAGATTGTCAAAAAGAAGACCATTCAAAAGTATCAGTTGAGGATTGACCCCGCCACTGAGAGACTGCTCGGTTCCAACACTGGCTTTGGCACTATTGAAAAGATGGTTACTTCAAAATGTCTTG AACAGAGATTTGAGCGATCAAGTTCCACAACACAAGCCAAAAATGAGAAGAATACAACACTATTTGATACTGCAACAAAGTTGCAAGAGGTTGGGGACAAGAAAACCACTACAGCTTATGCTGCTGCCAACGTTCAAGACGCTGGGGACGAGATCACCACTACAGCTGATGCTTGTACCAACGAACAAGCAGTTGGCGAAATAcaggtttttcaaaaaatcaggATGATCGATACCAATACAGTACCAAAACCAGGTTTGATTGCTAATGGAACGCAATCATCTGCAAAAccaaaacaaa AAAAACAGACCGTAGTCAACACTGACCTTACCAGCCTGGAGTTCACCCGAGCCCCAGACATCCCAGTCAAGTCTCCATCAGGCACCTTGAACTGCGGGCTGACCAGTATGCTTGTCCTGCCTGAAGACCGACTGTTAATCGCTGACTGTAACAACGACATAGTGGCGATGGTAGACCTCAAAACCAGCAGCTTGATGTCCGAGGTTGATGTGCCAAGTACGGCATTGGATATGTGTCTCCTGCCTGGGGACAGGGTCGCAGTTAGCATGGGTTGTATGGGTATTCAGTTAATTGAGACACGGGGAAAACTCGTACTTAAGGACACCATCAAGGTTGGCGGTGACTGTCATGGTATTTGTTACCATAACGAATGCTTAATTGTTTCGTACAACGGCGGAAATGTTGAGAAGATAAATATGGAAGGGAAAGTGTTGAAAAAGGTATCAGATAGTTGGCTTTCTAGGAAACCTTTTAAATACCCTTGGTACGTGGCAGTGGTCAGTGATGGTCTGACAGAAGCCATATATGTGTCTGACTTTGACAAGAACACAATCACCAAGCTAGACATGGACTTGAACATCCACCAGACTTTCCAAAACCCTGCACTGAGAGGACCAACAGGCATTACTGCAGTAGATAACCAGCTACTTATCTGTGGTTTATTTAGTAACAACATTTTGTGTCTGGACCTTCCAAGCGGCCAGATGACCAAACTTCTGAGGATATCGACGCCACGCAGTGTCTGCTTCAGTCATCAGCAAAACAAGATGTACGTTACCGCCTTGACAGAGGGGACTGCAAACAATTATGTAAACGTGCATAAGACagcataa
- the LOC128238629 gene encoding uncharacterized protein LOC128238629 isoform X2, with protein MDQVPGKKVQADASTIEEIYCQPCFQDGESLSAEAYCTVCKEFMCSNCTQFHKKQRISKSHSLLDKSSMPTTMRGFTTIDESSKLCDIHPEECIKYFCPTHQTLNCGHCSVLDHQSCKQQIISEIAKAFKEGQGYEAIKQVIDKLLKDIDTYVTDVKENIKLVEDLGEHEIAKIRNYRDQINKYIDERENTLLKTIANIKNTDETLLHSLKLQFDDLKIEVNAIKTKLEVQEKNTSQLFIEAHVSKNLLEGLELTLAEIVKKKTIQKYQLRIDPATERLLGSNTGFGTIEKMVTSKCLEQRFERSSSTTQAKNEKNTTLFDTATKLQEVGDKKTTTAYAAANVQDAGDEITTTADACTNEQAVGEIQVFQKIRMIDTNTVPKPGLIANGTQSSAKPKQKKQTVVNTDLTSLEFTRAPDIPVKSPSGTLNCGLTSMLVLPEDRLLIADCNNDIVAMVDLKTSSLMSEVDVPSTALDMCLLPGDRVAVSMGCMGIQLIETRGKLVLKDTIKVGGDCHGICYHNECLIVSYNGGNVEKINMEGKVLKKVSDSWLSRKPFKYPWYVAVVSDGLTEAIYVSDFDKNTITKLDMDLNIHQTFQNPALRGPTGITAVDNQLLICGLFSNNILCLDLPSGQMTKLLRISTPRSVCFSHQQNKI; from the exons ATGGATCAAGTCCCGGGCAAGAAAGTCCAGGCAGATGCCTCTACTATCGAGGAGATATACTGCCAGCCCTGCTTCCAGGATGGGGAATCCCTCTCAGCCGAGGCCTACTGTACTGTTTGCAAAGAGTTCATGTGCTCCAACTGCACACAGTTCCATAAGAAACAAAGAATATCCAAGTCCCATTCACTTCTTGACAAGAGCAGCATGCCTACCACCATGAGAGGTTTCACAACAATAGACGAGAGCTCAAAACTTTGTGACATCCACCCTGAAGAATGTATCAAATACTTCTGTCCCACCCATCAGACACTAAACTGCGGACATTGTTCTGTCCTTGATCATCAATCTTGTAAACAGCAGATCATTTCTGAAATTGCTAAAGCCTTTAAAGAGGGTCAAGGCTATGAAGCCATCAAACAAGTTATTGACAAATTACTGAAAGACATTGATACCTATGTGACTGatgttaaagaaaacattaagcTCGTAGAAGATCTCGGGGAACATGAGATTGCTAAGATAAGGAATTATCGAGATCAAATTAACAAGTACATTGATGAGCGCGAAAACACACTGCTGAAGACCATTGCTAACATCAAAAACACTGATGAAACACTCCTCCACTCCCTGAAACTACAATTTGATGACCTTAAGATTGAGGTCAATGcgatcaaaacaaaactagaAGTACAAGAAAAGAACACTAGCCAGCTGTTTATTGAGGCCCATGTATCCAAAAATTTGCTGGAGGGACTGGAATTAACTCTTGCCGAGATTGTCAAAAAGAAGACCATTCAAAAGTATCAGTTGAGGATTGACCCCGCCACTGAGAGACTGCTCGGTTCCAACACTGGCTTTGGCACTATTGAAAAGATGGTTACTTCAAAATGTCTTG AACAGAGATTTGAGCGATCAAGTTCCACAACACAAGCCAAAAATGAGAAGAATACAACACTATTTGATACTGCAACAAAGTTGCAAGAGGTTGGGGACAAGAAAACCACTACAGCTTATGCTGCTGCCAACGTTCAAGACGCTGGGGACGAGATCACCACTACAGCTGATGCTTGTACCAACGAACAAGCAGTTGGCGAAATAcaggtttttcaaaaaatcaggATGATCGATACCAATACAGTACCAAAACCAGGTTTGATTGCTAATGGAACGCAATCATCTGCAAAAccaaaacaaa AAAAACAGACCGTAGTCAACACTGACCTTACCAGCCTGGAGTTCACCCGAGCCCCAGACATCCCAGTCAAGTCTCCATCAGGCACCTTGAACTGCGGGCTGACCAGTATGCTTGTCCTGCCTGAAGACCGACTGTTAATCGCTGACTGTAACAACGACATAGTGGCGATGGTAGACCTCAAAACCAGCAGCTTGATGTCCGAGGTTGATGTGCCAAGTACGGCATTGGATATGTGTCTCCTGCCTGGGGACAGGGTCGCAGTTAGCATGGGTTGTATGGGTATTCAGTTAATTGAGACACGGGGAAAACTCGTACTTAAGGACACCATCAAGGTTGGCGGTGACTGTCATGGTATTTGTTACCATAACGAATGCTTAATTGTTTCGTACAACGGCGGAAATGTTGAGAAGATAAATATGGAAGGGAAAGTGTTGAAAAAGGTATCAGATAGTTGGCTTTCTAGGAAACCTTTTAAATACCCTTGGTACGTGGCAGTGGTCAGTGATGGTCTGACAGAAGCCATATATGTGTCTGACTTTGACAAGAACACAATCACCAAGCTAGACATGGACTTGAACATCCACCAGACTTTCCAAAACCCTGCACTGAGAGGACCAACAGGCATTACTGCAGTAGATAACCAGCTACTTATCTGTGGTTTATTTAGTAACAACATTTTGTGTCTGGACCTTCCAAGCGGCCAGATGACCAAACTTCTGAGGATATCGACGCCACGCAGTGTCTGCTTCAGTCATCAGCAAAACAAGAT ATAA